A stretch of Dyella sp. BiH032 DNA encodes these proteins:
- a CDS encoding universal stress protein yields MPCTDLLLYLQETDLHSPGPRAAAALAARLGARLDGLYVADLPAAAFSLPEAVPVQLEETRRRCVEAEEHGAEWQQLLASRGLAGQWRVAQGDTVQTVCQAAAGYDYLVMERSQQRSDAPVGFGTVSRCVFGSDRPVLVVPDIARVDEVIGARVLVAWNGSRESALALAAAVPVLQKADDVLVLDGSEMYADTVAVLPPPGLADWLERHGIRARIQTLDAGPTHAAGIPILDAARAHRADLLVMGAWSRSRLAQMVLGGTTRHLFMHGDLPMLVAH; encoded by the coding sequence ATGCCCTGCACCGACCTGCTGTTGTATCTCCAGGAAACCGACCTGCACTCGCCGGGGCCGCGGGCCGCGGCGGCGCTGGCCGCCCGGCTCGGCGCACGGCTGGACGGGCTCTACGTCGCCGACCTCCCCGCCGCCGCCTTCAGTCTGCCCGAGGCCGTGCCGGTCCAACTGGAAGAAACACGGCGCCGCTGCGTCGAGGCGGAGGAACACGGTGCGGAATGGCAGCAGCTGCTGGCATCGCGCGGCCTGGCTGGCCAGTGGCGCGTCGCCCAGGGCGACACCGTGCAGACGGTCTGCCAGGCCGCCGCCGGCTACGACTACCTGGTGATGGAGCGCAGCCAGCAGCGCAGCGATGCGCCGGTGGGTTTCGGCACGGTGTCGCGCTGCGTGTTCGGCAGCGATCGCCCCGTGCTGGTGGTGCCCGACATCGCCCGCGTCGACGAGGTAATCGGCGCGCGCGTGCTGGTGGCCTGGAACGGCAGCCGCGAATCGGCCCTGGCCCTGGCCGCCGCGGTCCCCGTGCTGCAGAAGGCCGACGACGTGCTGGTCCTGGACGGTAGCGAGATGTATGCCGACACCGTTGCCGTGCTGCCCCCGCCCGGCCTGGCCGACTGGCTGGAACGTCATGGGATCCGGGCACGCATCCAGACCCTCGATGCCGGCCCCACCCACGCCGCAGGCATTCCCATCCTGGACGCCGCACGCGCCCATCGGGCCGACCTGCTGGTGATGGGCGCCTGGAGCCGTTCGCGGCTGGCGCAGATGGTCCTGGGGGGAACGACCCGCCACCTCTTCATGCACGGCGACCTGCCCATGCTGGTAGCGCACTGA